One Corynebacterium uterequi DNA segment encodes these proteins:
- a CDS encoding FadD32-like long-chain-fatty-acid--AMP ligase: MNAHAALGRFFAPDGSVHIPPQLTLAGLAEALYQADIADGGGDRKVLRVWDYSGSRDGEARDLTRTEVNTHIKAVGARLQQVAAPGERVAILAGNSAEYIIGFIGALYGGCVPVPLYDPREPGHGEHLRAVLADSAARIILTTRASAAAVRAYVAGEPAPLRPRIIAVDAVPTSLAASYTPAAPAASATGTAAPVDQIAFLQYTSGSTRTPAGVVLTNRSILTNVLQIFAAARLEMPLRIVSWLPLHHDMGIILAVFVQLLGLHLEMMSPRDFIQQPKRWVDQIARRGEDDIATYSVIPNFALDLVARYGAPEPGQDFSNIRKIIVGSEPVTKAAVERFAGIFEAHGLRRSVLHPSYGLAEASLLVTMPQDGTCPLFSSFDREALADGRAVAVDPENPAAVTFASNGQVVRPQELTIVDPDTAEELPDGRVGEIWLRGDNAAAGYLDRPEDTAATFGRTLTRRLADGSRSLSSGTGPNSLSSGTGRMASTGWVATGDLGVILSDQLYITGRLKDLVVVAGRNHYPQDIEATVEEASAHVRPASVAAFAVPAASVEKLVILAERADAADPAGDAEAIDAIRAAVARVHGVTPADIRLSDPMTIARSSSGKIARRVNQKAYLEQQA, encoded by the coding sequence ATGAACGCTCACGCGGCACTCGGCCGCTTCTTCGCCCCCGACGGCTCTGTGCACATCCCGCCCCAGCTCACCCTCGCCGGCCTCGCGGAAGCGCTCTACCAAGCGGACATAGCCGACGGCGGCGGGGACCGTAAAGTACTGCGCGTGTGGGACTACTCCGGTTCCCGCGACGGTGAGGCCCGCGACCTCACCCGCACCGAGGTCAACACGCACATCAAGGCGGTCGGGGCCCGCCTGCAACAGGTCGCCGCGCCGGGTGAGCGCGTCGCCATCCTCGCCGGCAACAGCGCCGAGTACATCATTGGCTTCATCGGCGCCCTCTACGGCGGCTGCGTCCCGGTGCCGCTCTACGACCCGCGCGAGCCGGGCCACGGCGAACACCTGCGCGCCGTGTTGGCCGACTCCGCCGCACGCATCATCCTCACCACCAGGGCCTCCGCGGCGGCGGTGCGTGCTTACGTCGCCGGTGAGCCGGCCCCGTTGCGCCCGCGCATCATCGCCGTCGACGCGGTGCCGACGTCGCTCGCGGCCTCCTACACGCCGGCCGCACCCGCAGCGTCTGCCACCGGCACCGCGGCGCCGGTGGATCAGATCGCCTTCCTGCAGTACACCTCCGGGTCCACCCGCACGCCGGCGGGCGTAGTGCTCACGAACCGATCCATCCTCACCAACGTGCTGCAGATCTTCGCCGCCGCCCGCCTGGAGATGCCGCTGCGCATCGTCAGCTGGCTGCCGCTGCACCACGACATGGGCATCATCCTCGCCGTGTTCGTCCAGCTCCTCGGCCTGCACCTGGAGATGATGAGCCCGCGGGACTTCATCCAGCAGCCGAAGCGCTGGGTGGACCAGATCGCCCGCCGCGGCGAGGACGACATCGCCACGTACTCGGTGATCCCGAACTTTGCCCTCGACCTCGTTGCCCGCTACGGCGCGCCGGAGCCGGGGCAGGACTTCAGCAACATCAGGAAGATCATCGTCGGTTCGGAGCCGGTCACCAAGGCAGCTGTGGAGCGCTTCGCCGGCATCTTCGAGGCGCACGGCCTGCGTCGGTCCGTGCTGCACCCCTCCTATGGGCTCGCCGAGGCGTCGCTGCTGGTGACCATGCCGCAGGACGGCACCTGCCCACTGTTTAGCTCCTTCGACCGGGAAGCGCTCGCCGACGGCCGGGCCGTCGCCGTCGACCCGGAGAATCCCGCGGCGGTCACGTTCGCGTCGAATGGGCAGGTCGTTCGTCCTCAGGAGCTGACCATCGTCGACCCGGACACGGCCGAGGAGTTGCCCGACGGCCGGGTGGGGGAGATCTGGCTGCGCGGGGACAACGCCGCCGCCGGGTACCTCGACCGGCCGGAGGACACGGCCGCCACCTTCGGCCGGACCCTTACCCGGCGCCTGGCCGACGGCTCCCGTTCCTTATCCTCCGGTACTGGCCCTAATTCCTTATCCTCCGGTACTGGCCGTATGGCCAGTACCGGGTGGGTGGCCACCGGCGACCTGGGCGTGATCCTGTCGGATCAGCTGTACATCACCGGCCGGCTCAAGGACCTGGTGGTCGTCGCCGGGCGTAACCACTACCCGCAGGACATCGAGGCCACCGTCGAGGAGGCCAGCGCCCACGTGCGGCCCGCGTCCGTGGCGGCCTTCGCCGTGCCGGCCGCAAGCGTCGAGAAGCTTGTCATCCTCGCGGAACGGGCCGACGCCGCCGATCCGGCCGGGGACGCCGAGGCCATCGACGCTATCCGCGCCGCTGTCGCCCGCGTGCACGGCGTGACCCCGGCGGACATCCGGCTCAGTGATCCGATGACCATCGCCCGGTCGTCGTCCGGGAAAATCGCCCGCCGGGTCAACCAGAAGGCATACCTGGAGCAGCAGGCATAG
- a CDS encoding cutinase family protein, whose protein sequence is MRKVLTVLAVVIVLGMIAVGALTWLGGQRGAPGGPGTADPSAEGALNVAPAPEQPDWCPAVQVMAAPGTWESNPQDDPLNPQHQPSYLSMVTQPLSQAYAPTDVRVWTLPYSAQFRNITNMNQLSFDESRAEGQQKFNAELAFMNSTCPGTEFILFGFSQGAGIVGDVANEIGTGVGAVPVEKVRGVALIADPRREPGVGVTAGADVPGVGVEIAMQPVNSAIQFVVPNASMRGPRPGGFGSLSDRVYQVCAVGDLVCDAPRDIGNSLDRAHQLITGNPVHAQYGFNQSIFDGPTANEWLLQWTHDHINAP, encoded by the coding sequence ATGAGAAAAGTGCTGACGGTTCTGGCGGTTGTCATCGTGCTGGGAATGATCGCCGTCGGGGCGCTGACGTGGCTGGGCGGCCAGCGCGGCGCGCCGGGAGGGCCGGGGACCGCCGACCCGTCCGCCGAGGGCGCTCTCAACGTCGCACCGGCGCCGGAGCAGCCGGACTGGTGCCCGGCGGTTCAGGTCATGGCCGCGCCGGGGACGTGGGAATCCAATCCGCAGGATGATCCGCTTAACCCGCAGCACCAGCCGTCGTACCTGTCTATGGTGACCCAGCCGCTGAGTCAGGCCTACGCGCCGACCGACGTGCGAGTGTGGACCCTGCCGTACAGCGCGCAGTTCCGCAATATCACCAACATGAACCAGCTCAGCTTCGACGAGTCCCGCGCCGAAGGCCAGCAGAAGTTCAACGCGGAGCTGGCTTTCATGAACTCCACATGCCCCGGCACGGAGTTCATCCTCTTCGGGTTCTCGCAGGGCGCCGGCATCGTCGGCGATGTGGCCAACGAGATCGGCACCGGGGTCGGGGCCGTCCCGGTGGAGAAGGTTCGTGGGGTGGCGCTCATCGCCGACCCGCGCCGGGAGCCGGGGGTGGGGGTTACCGCCGGCGCCGACGTCCCCGGGGTGGGGGTGGAGATCGCCATGCAGCCGGTGAACTCCGCCATCCAGTTCGTGGTGCCCAACGCTTCGATGCGCGGGCCGCGCCCGGGCGGGTTTGGCAGCCTGAGTGATCGCGTGTACCAGGTGTGCGCAGTCGGTGACCTGGTCTGTGATGCCCCGCGGGACATCGGCAACTCCCTGGACCGCGCGCACCAGCTCATCACCGGTAACCCGGTGCACGCGCAGTACGGCTTCAACCAGTCCATCTTTGACGGCCCGACGGCGAATGAGTGGCTGCTGCAATGGACGCATGATCACATTAACGCGCCCTAG
- a CDS encoding DUF732 domain-containing protein — translation MTAAGLGCAVALSACGGTTVTSDDVAASSATSQASATTTAKQDKDKDKETTPSAAVAPAREGEEPRRDEPAAEISSVPKGVGAPVVTETDRRYLDALHAGGVDTAGMEDVLIGAAGTVCAGDPVSAATPAAVAGQLVEQGRTDKPVDEVTTLLQASARDTYCAGSPAP, via the coding sequence GTGACCGCGGCAGGCCTCGGCTGCGCGGTGGCGCTGTCGGCCTGTGGCGGGACGACAGTGACCAGCGACGACGTCGCCGCGTCGAGCGCGACCAGCCAGGCCAGCGCGACAACCACTGCGAAGCAGGACAAGGACAAGGACAAGGAGACGACGCCGTCGGCCGCCGTCGCACCGGCCCGGGAGGGCGAGGAGCCTCGACGCGACGAGCCCGCCGCAGAGATCAGCTCTGTGCCGAAGGGGGTCGGCGCCCCGGTGGTGACCGAGACTGACCGCCGCTACCTCGACGCGCTCCACGCCGGCGGGGTCGACACCGCCGGGATGGAGGACGTCCTCATCGGCGCCGCCGGCACCGTGTGCGCGGGGGATCCGGTGTCGGCGGCAACGCCGGCGGCGGTGGCCGGCCAGCTCGTCGAGCAGGGGCGTACCGACAAGCCGGTGGATGAGGTGACGACACTACTTCAGGCGTCGGCCCGCGATACGTATTGCGCTGGCTCACCCGCACCTTAA
- a CDS encoding alpha/beta hydrolase-fold protein — MSTDHATSSRANRVRYRSPRRALALAVACGVALGAFAVPGIGVGPAAPTLHAQESAQSPTTHTFQTNPANLPSAPITGLPEGVKVNRIEWITPHHIAIFIQSAAMPDKEMQVQMLLARDWYANPSLEFPELWALDGLRARDDVSGWITDTNIAQQYADRNVNVILPIGGFGSFYTDWEQPDPKHGVQYKWESFLIDELAPILDQGFRGNGTRGVMGLSMGATGAMNLAQRHPDMFNFVGAFSGYLDTTTPGMPGAIKAAMEEADGWSAEAMWGPITEPPGETWKAHDPKLGVGQLKGKTIYISAGTGRDDFGMAGSLAKAPANAAGKGLEIVSRLSSQTFLEYAEDAGVDVIAKFRPSGVHTWDYWQFEVTEAWPHIADALKLAPTDRAVECAPQDDAAKAAEDAGLGACITGAYSVADGSMQEFRQGRVYSSPDRGTHALIGAIDTVYTAAGGPVGRLGFPVSGELPLPDGVGRVANFEHGSIVWHPDTGAHIVASNLIDYWMKNGIETGPLGYPTAGVEELDAPGTAVQQFQHGAIFTRPDGSFAVVPAGPIADKYAELGGPASPLGFPTSAKKAIKGGEVQEFEHGNIYFSEETGAHSIAYGDVFDHWGAAGFEEGPWGLPTSDLSPIPAGGLTIDFQGGTLSQVNGVIKEEKR; from the coding sequence ATGAGCACCGATCACGCCACGTCGTCCCGGGCCAACCGGGTCCGTTACCGCTCACCTCGACGCGCGCTGGCCCTTGCCGTCGCCTGCGGCGTTGCGCTGGGCGCGTTTGCCGTTCCGGGGATCGGCGTCGGCCCGGCCGCGCCGACGCTGCACGCCCAGGAATCCGCCCAGAGCCCGACCACGCACACGTTCCAGACGAACCCGGCGAACCTGCCGTCGGCGCCGATCACCGGCCTGCCAGAGGGGGTGAAGGTTAACCGCATCGAGTGGATCACCCCGCACCATATTGCGATCTTCATCCAGTCGGCCGCCATGCCGGACAAGGAGATGCAGGTCCAGATGCTGCTGGCGAGGGACTGGTACGCCAACCCTTCGCTGGAGTTTCCCGAGCTGTGGGCATTGGACGGGCTGCGTGCCCGCGACGACGTCTCGGGGTGGATCACCGATACGAACATCGCCCAGCAGTACGCGGACCGCAACGTCAACGTCATCCTGCCCATCGGCGGCTTCGGCTCCTTCTACACCGACTGGGAGCAGCCGGACCCCAAGCACGGGGTGCAGTACAAGTGGGAGAGCTTCCTCATCGACGAGCTCGCCCCCATCCTGGACCAGGGCTTCCGCGGTAACGGCACCCGCGGCGTGATGGGCCTGTCCATGGGCGCGACGGGTGCGATGAACCTGGCGCAGCGCCACCCAGACATGTTCAACTTCGTCGGCGCGTTCTCCGGGTATCTCGACACCACCACCCCGGGTATGCCTGGGGCCATCAAGGCCGCTATGGAGGAGGCCGACGGCTGGAGCGCCGAGGCCATGTGGGGGCCGATCACCGAACCGCCGGGGGAGACGTGGAAGGCACACGACCCGAAGCTGGGCGTGGGCCAGCTCAAGGGCAAGACCATCTACATCTCCGCGGGCACGGGCCGGGATGACTTCGGCATGGCCGGATCCCTGGCGAAGGCGCCGGCGAACGCGGCCGGCAAGGGCCTGGAGATCGTCTCTCGCCTGTCCAGCCAGACGTTCCTGGAGTACGCCGAGGACGCCGGCGTGGACGTTATCGCCAAGTTCCGCCCCTCCGGTGTGCACACGTGGGACTATTGGCAGTTCGAGGTGACGGAGGCGTGGCCGCACATCGCCGACGCGCTCAAGCTGGCGCCGACTGACCGGGCCGTGGAGTGCGCCCCGCAGGACGACGCCGCGAAGGCGGCCGAGGACGCCGGCCTCGGCGCGTGCATTACCGGTGCGTACAGCGTCGCCGACGGCTCCATGCAGGAGTTCCGCCAGGGCCGGGTGTATTCCTCCCCGGACCGGGGAACGCATGCGCTCATCGGCGCGATCGACACCGTGTACACCGCCGCCGGCGGGCCGGTGGGCCGCCTCGGGTTCCCGGTCTCCGGGGAGCTGCCGCTGCCCGACGGGGTGGGCCGCGTCGCCAACTTTGAGCACGGCAGCATCGTCTGGCACCCGGACACGGGCGCGCACATCGTCGCCAGCAACCTCATCGACTACTGGATGAAGAACGGCATTGAGACCGGCCCGCTGGGCTACCCGACCGCCGGAGTGGAGGAACTCGACGCGCCCGGCACCGCCGTGCAGCAGTTCCAGCACGGCGCCATCTTCACCCGGCCCGACGGCTCCTTCGCCGTCGTTCCCGCCGGGCCCATCGCGGACAAGTACGCGGAATTGGGCGGGCCGGCGTCGCCGCTCGGCTTCCCGACCTCGGCGAAGAAGGCCATCAAGGGCGGCGAGGTCCAGGAGTTTGAGCACGGCAACATCTACTTCTCCGAGGAGACCGGCGCCCACTCCATCGCCTACGGCGACGTCTTCGATCACTGGGGTGCGGCCGGTTTCGAGGAAGGCCCGTGGGGCTTGCCGACCTCGGACCTCTCCCCGATCCCGGCCGGCGGGTTGACGATCGACTTCCAGGGCGGCACCCTCTCCCAGGTCAATGGCGTCATCAAGGAGGAGAAGCGTTGA
- a CDS encoding alpha/beta hydrolase, which yields MFSFHATKRVGRAVMAATVAAGVLMATPYAIADPAAPAPAPAPAPAPVEPAPAPVADQAPVAEAVRELPIPGAANAYDPEGLAEKPVDESQAKPGEGNRSVLRADADGTCEWFAPKAGNPPIPGLQDCMVFSPAMNRTILVHVFPAARGGDAGYYLLDGLTAMETESGWTRSYQAPLKFPDANITMVMPAGGAGSFYEDWAEHADNFMLPPASREQKWDTFLSSELPAYLEQNFGVARDKNAIAGISMGATGAVNVASRHPETFNMALSFSGYLTLDSSAPAALITAGAIGSTGFNVNDLYGSIIAPNPSPVNAMAKLDNVGDTKIVVTAGSGVLRPEDDFFNLPGNIVAITREIVSRLSSSIYAEEARAKGVNIEERYSPVGVHTWPQFAYDFEQTFPAVLDHMGANN from the coding sequence ATGTTTTCATTCCACGCGACCAAGCGCGTAGGCCGGGCGGTTATGGCCGCTACGGTCGCCGCTGGCGTGCTGATGGCGACCCCGTACGCCATCGCCGACCCGGCTGCCCCCGCCCCCGCTCCGGCTCCGGCCCCCGCTCCGGTGGAGCCCGCCCCGGCCCCCGTTGCTGACCAGGCGCCCGTCGCCGAAGCGGTCCGCGAACTGCCGATTCCGGGCGCGGCCAATGCCTACGACCCGGAGGGTCTCGCGGAGAAGCCGGTCGACGAGTCCCAGGCCAAGCCGGGCGAAGGCAACCGCTCCGTGCTGCGCGCCGACGCTGACGGCACCTGCGAGTGGTTCGCCCCCAAGGCTGGCAACCCGCCGATCCCGGGCCTGCAGGACTGCATGGTCTTCTCCCCGGCGATGAACCGCACCATCCTCGTCCACGTCTTCCCGGCGGCCCGCGGTGGCGACGCCGGCTACTACCTGCTCGACGGCCTCACCGCGATGGAGACCGAGTCCGGCTGGACCCGCTCCTACCAGGCTCCGCTGAAGTTCCCGGATGCCAACATCACCATGGTCATGCCGGCCGGCGGTGCGGGTTCCTTCTACGAGGACTGGGCCGAGCACGCCGATAACTTCATGCTGCCCCCGGCGTCCCGGGAGCAGAAGTGGGATACCTTCCTGTCGTCCGAGCTGCCGGCCTACCTGGAGCAGAACTTCGGAGTGGCTCGCGATAAGAACGCTATCGCCGGCATCTCCATGGGTGCCACCGGCGCGGTGAACGTCGCGTCGCGCCACCCGGAGACCTTCAACATGGCGCTGTCCTTCTCTGGCTACCTGACGCTGGACAGCAGCGCCCCGGCCGCGCTCATCACCGCGGGCGCCATCGGCAGCACGGGCTTCAACGTCAACGACCTCTACGGCTCGATCATCGCCCCGAACCCGAGCCCGGTCAACGCGATGGCCAAGCTGGATAACGTTGGCGACACGAAGATCGTCGTCACCGCTGGTTCTGGTGTGCTGCGTCCGGAGGATGACTTCTTCAACCTGCCGGGCAACATCGTCGCCATCACCCGCGAGATCGTCTCGCGGCTGAGCTCCTCCATCTACGCCGAGGAGGCTCGCGCCAAGGGTGTCAACATCGAGGAGCGTTACTCCCCGGTGGGTGTGCACACCTGGCCGCAGTTCGCGTATGACTTCGAGCAGACCTTCCCGGCCGTGCTCGATCACATGGGTGCCAATAACTAA
- a CDS encoding decaprenyl-phosphate phosphoribosyltransferase gives MTPEETPGIFQSEPHTEGIDNQRKRQPPRNLPDAMVKALRPKQWVKNVLVVAAPLAAGFDAVDWSTLADVLLAFVTFCLAASSIYLVNDARDVESDRQHPTKRYRPIASGKLPITLAYVMAVVLIVSAVGLAWLATDGSGLATVVAIYIVLQLGYCFGWKHIPVIDIALVSSGFMLRAMAGGVAASIALSQWFLLVAAFGSLFMAAGKRYAELLLAERTGAKIRRSLQGYTATYLRFVWTLSATSVVMSYALWAFERAAEVSGAAPMWYQISLVPFVIAIMRFAAAVDRGDGGAPDELALTDRVLLVLALLWVACIGTAVYLAPLFG, from the coding sequence ATGACCCCGGAGGAGACCCCGGGTATCTTCCAGTCGGAGCCGCACACGGAGGGCATCGACAACCAGCGCAAGCGTCAGCCGCCGCGCAATCTGCCCGATGCCATGGTCAAGGCGCTGCGCCCGAAGCAGTGGGTGAAGAACGTCCTCGTCGTCGCCGCGCCGCTGGCGGCCGGCTTCGACGCCGTCGACTGGAGCACCCTCGCCGACGTTTTGCTGGCCTTCGTGACGTTCTGCCTGGCGGCGTCCTCGATCTACCTCGTCAACGACGCCCGCGACGTGGAATCCGACCGTCAGCACCCCACCAAGCGCTACCGCCCCATCGCTTCGGGGAAGCTGCCCATCACCCTGGCGTACGTCATGGCGGTGGTGCTCATCGTCAGCGCCGTGGGTTTGGCGTGGCTCGCCACCGACGGCAGCGGCCTGGCGACGGTCGTGGCCATCTATATTGTGCTTCAGCTCGGATACTGCTTCGGGTGGAAGCACATCCCGGTCATCGACATCGCCCTGGTGTCCTCCGGGTTCATGCTCCGGGCGATGGCCGGCGGCGTGGCGGCGTCGATCGCGCTGTCCCAGTGGTTCCTGCTGGTGGCGGCGTTCGGCTCGCTGTTCATGGCGGCCGGCAAGCGCTATGCGGAACTGCTGCTGGCGGAACGAACCGGGGCGAAGATTCGCCGCTCCCTGCAGGGGTACACGGCTACTTATCTCCGCTTCGTGTGGACGCTGTCTGCTACGTCGGTGGTCATGTCCTACGCCCTGTGGGCTTTCGAGCGCGCCGCCGAGGTCTCGGGGGCGGCGCCGATGTGGTACCAGATTTCGCTGGTGCCGTTCGTCATCGCCATCATGCGCTTCGCGGCCGCGGTGGACCGGGGCGACGGCGGCGCACCTGACGAGCTGGCGCTCACCGACCGAGTGCTGCTGGTCCTGGCGCTGCTGTGGGTGGCGTGCATCGGCACGGCGGTCTATCTGGCCCCGCTGTTCGGCTAG
- a CDS encoding phosphatase PAP2 family protein, giving the protein MPNNQDAREADVLVAIQSALFDVPGVVPSARGLSHLGEHALGWLGMSAVGCALDARRRRQWFTLGAAAFVAHAISVVLKRIVRRRRPHDERIRIGVATPSALSFPSSHATSTTAAMVVLAKVTGSRLPWLGVPVMMLSRMVLGVHYPTDTLVGAGIGAATAAAATRIERNSR; this is encoded by the coding sequence ATGCCCAATAACCAGGACGCCCGTGAGGCTGACGTCCTCGTCGCTATTCAGTCGGCGTTATTCGACGTCCCCGGGGTGGTTCCCTCTGCCCGAGGACTGTCCCACCTGGGGGAGCACGCGCTCGGCTGGCTGGGCATGTCCGCCGTCGGGTGCGCGCTCGACGCCCGGCGTCGCCGGCAGTGGTTCACCCTCGGGGCGGCGGCCTTCGTCGCCCACGCCATCAGCGTGGTGCTCAAGCGCATCGTCCGCCGACGCCGGCCGCATGACGAGCGGATCCGCATCGGCGTCGCCACGCCGTCGGCGTTGTCTTTCCCCTCGTCGCACGCAACGTCGACGACCGCCGCCATGGTCGTGCTCGCGAAGGTGACCGGTTCCCGGCTGCCGTGGCTCGGTGTGCCGGTGATGATGCTGTCGCGTATGGTGCTGGGAGTCCATTATCCGACCGATACGCTCGTGGGGGCTGGCATCGGCGCGGCGACTGCCGCGGCGGCCACCCGGATCGAAAGGAATAGCCGGTGA
- a CDS encoding glycosyltransferase, whose amino-acid sequence MPDKSLPQLEVVQRVLLPRVGEPDDVRMLYLLENARNHARLTWADRLSVNVPAGTEASFETYFNAFPASYWRRWSQLDRVVLRVEVTGTAAISVYRSKAEGTRVSVKSVVVTDDTARIELPLANFEDGGWYWFDVTAETDATVKDAAWCALQPPKPQVMPDGTEVGPFDKRVTVGIPTFNRPADAVAALKELSSDPVVDALIDSVIMPDQGTQHPADEPGFADAVAALGGRYHEFRQGNLGGSGGYSRIMYEALADEATASPYILYMDDDIAIEPDSILRAVQAARYAKSPIVVGGQMLNLQERSQLRTTGETVDPATFMWTGAPGAVYDHDFARIPLGEIGTEQTWVDPRAKDARPLHRRIDVGYNGWWMCLFPRVVAERIGQPLPLFIKWDDTEYSLRAAAAGFPTVTWPGAAIWHMAWADKDDAIDWQAYFHARNRLIVAALYHDGDPMPIIKNMRKSTFKHIMCMEYSTLAIQIAALKDFLAGPEKLFEQLATALPAVQKIRAGYTDATVYASATELPAPTGAPGVPVDNIGGRLAKVKKIPWAVKALRHLLTKEDPAHHDAPQLHLRADQARWFTLARVDSATVSTAGGTGVALRTRDRDLAKRLLRETIALQDEVVARFDDLRAQYRAAVPELTSRNEWKKVFDAQ is encoded by the coding sequence ATGCCCGATAAATCACTTCCCCAATTAGAAGTAGTGCAACGTGTGCTGCTGCCGCGCGTCGGCGAGCCGGACGACGTTCGGATGCTCTACCTCCTGGAAAATGCCCGCAATCATGCCCGGCTGACCTGGGCGGATCGCCTGAGCGTCAACGTCCCGGCGGGCACTGAGGCGTCCTTCGAAACCTACTTCAACGCCTTCCCGGCGTCCTACTGGCGCCGCTGGTCCCAGCTAGACCGAGTTGTCCTCCGCGTCGAGGTCACGGGCACCGCCGCCATCTCCGTCTACCGCTCCAAGGCCGAAGGCACCCGCGTGTCTGTGAAGAGCGTGGTGGTCACCGACGACACGGCCCGCATCGAACTCCCGCTGGCGAACTTCGAGGACGGCGGCTGGTATTGGTTCGACGTCACCGCCGAAACCGACGCCACCGTGAAAGACGCCGCCTGGTGCGCCCTGCAGCCGCCGAAGCCGCAGGTCATGCCCGACGGCACCGAGGTGGGGCCGTTCGACAAGCGGGTGACCGTCGGCATCCCGACCTTCAACCGGCCCGCCGACGCCGTCGCCGCGCTCAAGGAACTGAGCAGCGACCCCGTCGTGGACGCCCTCATCGACTCCGTCATCATGCCCGACCAGGGCACCCAGCACCCGGCCGACGAGCCGGGCTTCGCCGACGCCGTCGCCGCGCTGGGCGGCCGCTACCACGAGTTCCGCCAGGGTAACCTCGGCGGGTCCGGCGGCTACTCGCGCATCATGTACGAGGCGCTCGCCGACGAGGCGACCGCGAGTCCCTACATCCTCTACATGGACGACGACATCGCGATCGAGCCGGACTCCATCCTGCGCGCCGTCCAGGCAGCCCGCTACGCGAAGAGCCCCATCGTGGTGGGCGGGCAGATGCTCAACCTGCAGGAGCGCTCGCAGCTGCGCACCACCGGAGAGACCGTGGATCCCGCCACGTTCATGTGGACCGGCGCGCCGGGCGCGGTCTACGACCACGACTTTGCCCGCATTCCGCTCGGCGAGATCGGCACCGAGCAAACCTGGGTCGACCCGAGGGCGAAGGACGCCCGCCCGCTGCACCGGCGCATCGACGTCGGCTACAACGGGTGGTGGATGTGCCTCTTCCCGCGGGTCGTGGCCGAGCGCATCGGCCAGCCGCTGCCGCTGTTCATCAAGTGGGATGACACGGAATACTCCCTGCGCGCCGCGGCCGCCGGCTTCCCGACGGTGACCTGGCCGGGTGCAGCGATCTGGCACATGGCGTGGGCGGATAAGGACGACGCCATCGACTGGCAGGCCTACTTCCACGCCCGGAACCGGCTCATCGTCGCGGCGCTGTACCACGATGGTGACCCGATGCCCATCATCAAGAACATGCGCAAGTCCACCTTCAAGCACATCATGTGCATGGAGTATTCGACGCTGGCCATTCAGATCGCCGCGCTCAAGGACTTCCTGGCTGGCCCGGAGAAGCTCTTCGAGCAGCTGGCGACGGCGCTGCCGGCCGTGCAGAAGATCCGCGCCGGGTACACCGACGCCACCGTGTACGCCTCCGCCACCGAACTGCCGGCACCCACCGGCGCCCCGGGCGTCCCGGTGGACAACATCGGCGGCCGCCTGGCCAAGGTCAAGAAGATCCCGTGGGCGGTCAAAGCGCTGCGCCACCTGCTCACCAAGGAAGACCCCGCGCACCACGACGCCCCCCAGCTGCACCTGCGAGCGGACCAGGCCCGCTGGTTCACCCTGGCGCGCGTCGACTCCGCCACGGTGAGTACCGCCGGCGGCACCGGCGTGGCGCTGCGCACCCGCGACCGTGACCTGGCCAAGCGCCTGCTGCGGGAGACGATCGCCCTGCAGGATGAGGTGGTGGCCCGCTTCGACGACCTGCGCGCGCAGTACCGCGCCGCTGTGCCTGAGCTGACCAGCCGAAATGAGTGGAAGAAGGTATTTGATGCCCAATAA
- a CDS encoding three-helix bundle dimerization domain-containing protein, translating into MNHESVYTTIVEDLQARYGHALQAEEIASVVAGIRASHEATATVSTFVPVLVERSATAALEGIVLTEPMRLVSRRRGIAVVARNNRALAEVVAAMLRHHGGSAVDVATLATHPENTDDRLLEQRAGLLGLELTGETYRPHRLLETADLVIYLDEEATDVAGRSYATWDLGPIDGISAHQARRLMYELERNVLDVLDQLGVERRVEALV; encoded by the coding sequence ATGAACCACGAGTCCGTCTACACCACCATCGTCGAAGACCTTCAAGCCCGTTACGGCCACGCCCTGCAGGCCGAGGAGATCGCCAGCGTCGTCGCCGGCATCCGAGCCAGCCACGAAGCCACCGCCACCGTCAGCACCTTCGTCCCGGTGCTCGTCGAGCGCTCGGCCACCGCCGCCCTGGAAGGCATCGTGCTCACCGAGCCCATGCGCCTGGTCAGCCGCCGTCGAGGCATCGCCGTCGTCGCCCGGAACAACCGCGCCCTCGCCGAAGTGGTGGCCGCCATGCTGCGCCACCACGGCGGCTCGGCCGTCGACGTCGCCACCCTCGCCACGCACCCGGAAAACACCGACGACCGGCTTCTGGAGCAGCGCGCCGGGCTGCTGGGGCTCGAACTCACCGGTGAGACCTACCGGCCGCACCGTTTGCTGGAGACCGCGGACCTCGTGATTTACCTGGACGAGGAAGCCACGGACGTCGCCGGGCGCAGCTACGCGACGTGGGACCTGGGCCCGATCGACGGCATCTCGGCCCACCAGGCCCGCCGCCTCATGTACGAGCTGGAGCGCAACGTCCTCGACGTGCTCGATCAGCTCGGGGTCGAGCGCCGGGTAGAGGCCCTGGTCTAA